Proteins encoded by one window of Cannabis sativa cultivar Pink pepper isolate KNU-18-1 chromosome 4, ASM2916894v1, whole genome shotgun sequence:
- the LOC115712315 gene encoding transcription factor bHLH94 — MALETELFQQDPFGYIMSSGLNKDFHAAMIGGGSSSGGGSGSGGGPWNYGYFFQENDINIHPNDLTNDNRFVGHGFNNNLLMDLEYCITSPSSMELHNNNNNNNNHYSTNKFSSTDSAADYFTGNYTSSTTTLDGGRPPSSHVFSPAAETTQATTTVRRKRRRIRSVKNKEEVENQRMTHIAVERNRRKQMNDYLAVLRSMMPSSYVQRGDQASIVGGAINFVKELEQLLQFLEAQKRSSTSSTTTTKKESSPSDSSDSDHSSNNNSDLFSDFFIFPQYSTCSSSTNNNNKVNINDHHQTKSTAEKRSAVADVEVTMVESHANIKVLQKSHHNQLLKMVVGLQLLRLVVLHLNVTTVDNMVLYSFSVKVEDDSQLSTVNEIAASVFEMVGRIQEENCLLS; from the exons ATGGCATTAGAAACAGAGCTTTTTCAACAAGACCCTTTTGGCTATATTATGAGCAGTGGTCTCAATAAGGATTTTCACGCCGCCATGATAGGTGGTGGTAGTAGTAGTGGTGGTGGTAGTGGTAGTGGTGGTGGACCTTGGAACTATGGAtacttttttcaagaaaacgACATTAATATCCACCCAAATGACCTAACAAACGACAACAGGTTTGTGGGGCATGGTTTCAACAATAATCTTCTCATGGATTTGGAATATTGTATAACTTCACCCTCTTCCATGGAActccacaacaacaacaacaacaacaacaatcatTACTCAACCAATAAATTTTCCTCCACAGACTCAGCCGCCGATTATTTCACCGGAAACTATACTAGTAGTACGACCACTCTTGATGGAGGACGGCCACCTAGCAGCCACGTGTTTTCTCCGGCCGCCGAAACAACTCAAGCAACCACCACCGTCCGGCGAAAACGACGCCGTATTAGAAGCGTGAAGAATAAGGAAGAGGTTGAAAATCAGCGGATGACACACATTGCAGTGGAGCGCAACCGGAGAAAACAGATGAACGATTACCTCGCCGTTCTCCGATCCATGATGCCTTCTTCTTACGTCCAAAGA gGAGACCAAGCATCGATTGTGGGAGGAGCCATAAATTTCGTGAAAGAGCTTGAGCAACTTCTCCAATTCTTAGAAGCCCAAAAACGAAGTAGtacatcatcaacaacaacaacaaagaaAGAATCATCACCATCAGATTCATCAGATTCCGATCATTCCTCTAATAATAATTCCGATCTCTTCTCTGATTTTTTTATCTTCCCTCAATACTCAACGTGTTCATCATccaccaataataataataaggtgaATATTAATGATCATCATCAAACAAAATCAACGGCAGAGAAACGATCGGCCGTGGCTGACGTGGAAGTAACAATGGTGGAGAGTCATGCCAATATAAAAGTGCTTCAGAAAAGTCACCATAATCAGCTTTTGAAGATGGTAGTAGGCTTGCAGCTTTTGCGTCTTGTGGTTCTTCACCTCAATGTCACAACAGTTGATAATATGGTTCTTTACTCATTCAGCGTCAag gTTGAAGATGATTCTCAGCTAAGCACAGTGAATGAGATTGCAGCTTCTGTGTTTGAGATGGTGGGTAGAATCCAAGAGGAAAACTGTTTATTAAGTTag